In a genomic window of Streptomyces pristinaespiralis:
- the sbnB gene encoding 2,3-diaminopropionate biosynthesis protein SbnB translates to MTTVNHPLLEEVTHRDTPSDARTVPSFAVIPGEQVKSVLEGREKAVVDVVEETYRLHGAGRTVNPPSSFLRFPDRPSSRIIALPASLGGEARVDGLKWISSFPENVSSEIPRASAVLILNDHDTGYPFACMESSIISAARTAASAVSAADRLSRGRPRPARVGFVGAGLIARYIHTYLAGTGWSFDDIGVHDVSAASAAGFRLYLEQSGAAGRVTVHHDAEALVRCSDLVVFATVAARPHISDPSWFRHNPVVLHVSLRDLAPQVLLSATNIVDDIDHCLRAATSPHLTEQLTGSRAFLHGTLDDVMAGRVKVPADRPVVFSPFGLGILDLAVGRYVYDEIVRSGELRVVDNFFHELRRYG, encoded by the coding sequence ATGACAACGGTGAACCACCCCCTTCTCGAAGAAGTCACCCACAGGGACACCCCCTCGGACGCCCGCACCGTGCCGTCCTTCGCGGTCATCCCGGGCGAGCAGGTCAAGAGCGTGCTGGAGGGCCGGGAGAAGGCCGTCGTGGACGTGGTCGAGGAGACGTACCGCCTGCACGGCGCCGGTCGCACGGTCAACCCGCCGTCGTCCTTCCTGCGGTTCCCCGACCGTCCGTCTTCGCGGATCATCGCGTTGCCCGCCTCGCTCGGCGGCGAGGCACGGGTGGACGGACTCAAGTGGATCTCCAGCTTCCCGGAGAACGTGTCGTCGGAGATCCCGCGGGCCTCGGCGGTCCTGATCCTCAACGACCACGACACCGGCTATCCGTTCGCCTGCATGGAGAGCTCGATCATCAGCGCCGCCCGGACGGCCGCGTCCGCCGTGTCGGCGGCCGACCGGCTCAGCAGGGGGCGGCCGCGCCCTGCCCGCGTCGGGTTCGTCGGCGCCGGCCTGATCGCCCGTTACATCCACACCTACCTCGCGGGCACCGGCTGGTCGTTCGACGACATCGGCGTGCACGACGTGTCAGCCGCCAGCGCGGCGGGCTTCCGCCTCTACCTGGAACAGTCGGGAGCCGCCGGCCGGGTCACCGTGCACCACGACGCCGAGGCGCTGGTCCGCTGCAGCGATCTGGTGGTCTTCGCCACCGTCGCCGCCCGGCCGCACATCAGCGACCCTTCGTGGTTCCGCCACAATCCGGTGGTGCTGCACGTGTCGCTGCGCGACCTCGCGCCGCAGGTCCTGCTGTCCGCCACCAACATCGTCGACGACATCGACCACTGCCTCAGGGCCGCCACTTCACCCCACCTGACGGAACAGCTCACCGGCAGCCGGGCCTTCCTGCACGGCACGCTGGACGACGTGATGGCAGGCCGGGTGAAGGTGCCGGCGGACCGACCCGTGGTGTTCTCACCGTTCGGGCTCGGAATCCTCGATCTGGCGGTCGGCCGTTACGTCTACGACGAGATCGTCCGGTCCGGCGAACTGCGCGTCGTCGACAACTTCTTCCACGAGCTGCGCCGGTACGGATGA
- the sbnA gene encoding 2,3-diaminopropionate biosynthesis protein SbnA, whose translation MPVISVPQAFNEEDLYVDLRPMLGQPLFLKCEGFNFAGSIKLKAATEMVESAERRGIIGRDSILVESSSGNLGVALSVIAASKGYRFFCVTDSRCNLATRLMMEALGSKVHVVSEGIAEGGLLGARLAFVRDLCAADPHCVWLSQYTNADNWKAHYYRTAPAIARGFPHLDVLFIGVGTTGTLMGCARWFRNWHRPVRIVAVDSVGSAIFGDPPGRRMIPGLGMSVRPPLLDEAYVDEAVRVEEADTIRTCRGLAMRGFLFGGSTGTVVSGAKNWLDRHDTRGLTPVAIAPDLGERYLDTIYQSNWVQGLYGEDVLLPDEPTEEEGRARRAGASEGVTF comes from the coding sequence GTGCCCGTCATATCCGTTCCCCAAGCCTTCAACGAGGAGGACCTGTACGTCGACCTGCGGCCGATGCTCGGACAGCCCTTGTTCCTCAAGTGCGAGGGATTCAACTTCGCCGGTTCGATCAAGCTGAAGGCCGCGACCGAGATGGTGGAGTCCGCCGAGCGGAGAGGGATCATCGGCCGGGACTCGATCCTGGTCGAGTCCTCCTCCGGCAATCTCGGCGTGGCTCTCAGCGTGATCGCGGCGAGCAAGGGCTACCGGTTCTTCTGCGTGACGGACTCCCGCTGCAACCTGGCCACCAGGCTGATGATGGAAGCACTGGGCAGCAAGGTCCACGTGGTTTCCGAGGGGATCGCCGAGGGCGGTCTGCTCGGCGCACGGCTCGCGTTCGTGCGGGACCTGTGCGCCGCGGATCCTCACTGCGTGTGGCTCAGCCAGTACACCAACGCCGACAACTGGAAGGCCCACTACTACCGGACGGCACCCGCCATCGCGCGCGGATTCCCGCACCTGGACGTGCTGTTCATCGGGGTCGGCACCACGGGAACCCTGATGGGCTGCGCCCGCTGGTTCCGCAACTGGCACCGGCCGGTGCGCATCGTGGCGGTCGACAGCGTCGGCTCCGCGATCTTCGGCGACCCACCGGGACGCCGGATGATCCCCGGCCTCGGCATGAGCGTCCGCCCGCCGCTGCTCGACGAGGCGTACGTGGACGAGGCGGTGCGCGTCGAGGAGGCGGACACCATCCGCACCTGCCGCGGCCTGGCCATGCGGGGCTTCCTCTTCGGCGGCTCCACCGGCACGGTGGTCAGCGGTGCGAAGAACTGGCTCGACCGGCACGACACCCGCGGCCTCACCCCGGTGGCGATCGCCCCGGACCTCGGTGAGCGGTACCTCGACACCATCTACCAGTCCAACTGGGTGCAGGGCCTGTACGGCGAGGACGTCCTCCTTCCCGACGAGCCGACGGAAGAAGAAGGCCGGGCACGCAGAGCCGGCGCGTCCGAGGGCGTGACGTTCTGA
- a CDS encoding SCO1860 family LAETG-anchored protein, whose amino-acid sequence MNSNTFRMPARKAAAATAAVALAAAPVALAGPAHATGGGEGSATAVVLRTGLDVSLLDETVHVPLRTTLNEVRAPGSAEKTALSVELDGVGKGGQVQVLRADVATSKATVGSGRAEARSTLANARVHVPGLPLLSLIEVEQVTSKAVCETGHRPVAESNLLGKVRVLGKKVTLSTGGPTRVAVPGVGEVGLELSKTRTTSRTAAATALQLKVAVDPLELNVAEVDGEVTLAEATCETPGASSGGTTKPADPAPPADDDPAAEKPAEEKPAEGISARSGEQPGKDNLAATGGSSTTPYLAGGAAVLLAAGAAATFIGRRRSRG is encoded by the coding sequence TTGAACAGCAATACCTTCCGCATGCCCGCACGCAAGGCCGCCGCGGCGACGGCCGCCGTCGCTCTGGCCGCCGCGCCGGTGGCGCTCGCCGGCCCGGCCCACGCCACCGGCGGCGGTGAGGGAAGTGCCACCGCGGTCGTGCTCCGCACCGGTCTGGACGTCTCCCTGCTCGACGAGACCGTCCATGTGCCGCTCAGGACGACGCTCAACGAGGTCCGGGCACCCGGCAGCGCGGAGAAGACCGCGCTGAGCGTGGAGTTGGACGGCGTCGGGAAGGGCGGGCAGGTCCAGGTGCTGCGTGCGGACGTGGCGACCTCGAAGGCGACCGTCGGGAGCGGCAGGGCAGAGGCCCGCAGCACCCTGGCCAACGCCAGGGTCCACGTGCCGGGGCTGCCGTTGCTGTCGCTGATCGAGGTCGAGCAGGTCACGTCGAAGGCCGTCTGCGAGACGGGGCACCGGCCCGTCGCCGAGTCGAATCTGCTGGGCAAGGTCAGGGTCCTCGGCAAGAAGGTCACCCTCAGCACGGGCGGTCCCACGCGCGTCGCGGTGCCGGGCGTGGGCGAGGTCGGCCTCGAACTGTCGAAGACCCGCACCACGTCCCGCACGGCCGCTGCGACGGCCCTGCAGCTCAAGGTCGCCGTCGACCCGCTGGAGCTGAACGTCGCCGAGGTCGACGGGGAAGTGACCTTGGCGGAGGCGACCTGCGAGACGCCCGGCGCGTCGTCGGGCGGAACCACGAAGCCGGCCGACCCCGCGCCCCCGGCGGACGACGACCCGGCGGCGGAGAAGCCGGCGGAGGAGAAGCCCGCCGAGGGGATCTCCGCCCGGTCCGGCGAGCAGCCCGGCAAGGACAACCTCGCGGCGACCGGCGGCAGTTCCACGACGCCGTACCTCGCAGGCGGCGCGGCCGTCCTGCTCGCCGCCGGTGCCGCGGCGACCTTCATCGGCCGTCGCCGCTCCAGGGGCTGA
- a CDS encoding TauD/TfdA family dioxygenase, protein MLSALFRKQATPTEPATLQVGSTADVEAWAADQRDTLHGLVAEHGALMVRGLGLRTVADVAAVLRQVATGPATEREAFAARENYAEGVYSSSAWPAAQTMCMHHELSYAAQFPGLLLFACLRPPTEGGATAVADSTAVLEALPAGLVERFEREGWLLTRTYNDEIGATLTQAFGTEDRSGIEAYCRANAVEWAWQPDGSLRTRQHRGAVMNHPVTGRRCWFNQIAFLNEWTMAPEVREFLIEEYGPDDLPFNTRFGNGDPVPPDVVEQINKVYEAHTLRRPWQTGDLMLVDNIRTAHSREAYVGPRDVVVAMADPVRRTGPAPRTGRTAA, encoded by the coding sequence ATGCTGTCCGCACTCTTCCGCAAGCAGGCGACGCCCACCGAGCCGGCGACCCTGCAGGTCGGCAGCACCGCCGACGTGGAGGCCTGGGCGGCCGATCAGCGGGACACCCTGCACGGCCTCGTCGCCGAGCACGGCGCGCTCATGGTGCGGGGACTCGGTCTGCGTACCGTGGCCGACGTCGCGGCCGTCCTGCGGCAGGTGGCCACCGGCCCGGCGACCGAGCGGGAGGCCTTCGCCGCCCGCGAGAACTACGCCGAAGGCGTCTACTCGTCGTCGGCCTGGCCGGCCGCTCAGACGATGTGCATGCACCACGAGCTGAGCTACGCGGCTCAGTTCCCCGGTCTTCTGCTGTTCGCCTGCCTCCGCCCGCCCACCGAGGGCGGGGCCACCGCGGTGGCCGACTCGACCGCCGTCCTCGAGGCTCTGCCGGCCGGACTGGTCGAGCGTTTCGAACGGGAAGGCTGGCTGCTCACCCGCACCTACAACGACGAGATCGGCGCCACGCTCACCCAGGCGTTCGGCACCGAGGACCGCAGTGGCATCGAGGCGTACTGCCGCGCCAACGCCGTGGAATGGGCCTGGCAGCCGGACGGCTCGCTGCGCACCCGGCAGCACCGCGGCGCCGTCATGAACCATCCGGTCACCGGCCGGCGCTGCTGGTTCAACCAGATCGCCTTCCTGAACGAGTGGACGATGGCCCCCGAGGTGCGGGAGTTCCTCATCGAGGAGTACGGCCCCGACGATCTGCCCTTCAACACCCGTTTCGGCAACGGTGATCCCGTGCCCCCGGACGTCGTCGAGCAGATCAACAAGGTCTACGAGGCACACACCCTGCGCCGGCCGTGGCAGACCGGCGACCTGATGCTCGTCGACAACATCCGTACCGCGCACAGCCGTGAGGCCTACGTGGGCCCGCGGGACGTGGTGGTGGCGATGGCGGACCCGGTGCGCCGGACCGGACCCGCACCGCGGACCGGGAGGACAGCGGCATGA
- a CDS encoding non-ribosomal peptide synthetase yields the protein MVSAVTHVSSEQHTLPAGGFTAAPRWVTTPVPGRAEHATALPGGLTANLRRHAEALGVPLTAVLLAAHMKVLAALSGDRVVRTGYLPPAGAAPLPCRLTVEPGPWRQVVLDACRTEAQLLASPPVREGRGPRPEVVFAPAGGDPGVPEDGVLSVTVVQQDDVPVSLRLRYRTDVLDAGCAARIGGYHLAALEHIAADPDAPHQRQNLLSAEELRFQIDELAGPRRELPDRRFHELFEERARRHPDAVAAVHRSRRWTYQELNVRANRLARGLLAEGLRPEDVVAVVTERDLNWMAGVLGVLKAGGAYLPIDPQYPPGRIATMLGRARCGTVLTEPGSTTSLDRAVSSLPGTRRLLVPTLAESDTDGGDLGLDVAADRLAYVCFTSGSTGEPKGAMCEHAGMLNHLYAKIDDLGIGEGQVVAQTASQCFDISVWQLLSALLVGGRTLLVEQEAILDAGRFLDTIADGRVEVMQLVPSYLDVVLSALERDPRDLPDLKCVSVTGEALKRELVERWFTAGPGTRLVNAYGLTETSDDTNHEVMDEVPAGVRIPLGRPVNNVHVYVVDDDLSPVPLGAPGAIVFSGICVGRGYVNDPERTRSVYLADPHRPGNRLYRGGDFGRWLPDGKLEFLGRKDAQVKIRGFRIEIGEIENTLLRLPDVRDGAVVVTGPEGHDRQLVAFCTGPRPQAADVLRERLGEMLPDYMVPAAFHQCESLPLTANGKIDKKALAALAEELDATAEAFAAPRTPTEQRLAAAWAAVLGVAPERIGRRENFFDLGGTSLSAVRLAISLDRVISLHDLARCPVLSDLAALVDSRDGDGRRTAPAVLRTLTVPDGPAAGALVCFPDTGRGPADFRPLADALHGSGLSVYAAAPTAFGAAPPAVAHLATEIDRLGVAEVLLWGDGEGAATAMDTARILEQRRLPVRRVFAAASDGRSVLHGTGSALPTERIAAPLTVLVRAGEPGSAEPSDVPRTPDGVQEARWPLGDRQLLAGHVDLWNVPGGGGHFLRTRPAEAAEAVVRAVMSPSDN from the coding sequence ATGGTGTCAGCGGTGACCCACGTGTCCTCGGAGCAGCACACCCTGCCCGCCGGCGGGTTCACGGCCGCACCCCGTTGGGTCACGACGCCGGTGCCCGGCCGGGCCGAACACGCAACGGCCCTCCCCGGCGGTCTGACCGCGAACCTCCGAAGGCACGCCGAAGCGCTCGGGGTCCCGCTCACCGCGGTGCTGCTGGCCGCGCACATGAAGGTGCTCGCCGCACTGTCCGGCGACCGGGTCGTCCGCACCGGCTACCTCCCTCCGGCGGGTGCCGCGCCGCTGCCCTGTCGGCTGACGGTGGAACCCGGCCCGTGGCGTCAGGTCGTGCTGGACGCCTGCCGGACCGAGGCACAGCTGCTGGCGTCGCCTCCGGTGCGTGAGGGCCGAGGCCCCCGGCCCGAGGTCGTCTTCGCCCCGGCCGGCGGCGACCCGGGCGTACCGGAGGACGGCGTGCTGAGCGTGACAGTGGTACAGCAGGACGACGTCCCGGTCTCCCTGCGCCTGCGGTACCGGACCGACGTGCTCGACGCCGGCTGCGCCGCCCGGATCGGCGGTTACCACCTCGCGGCCCTCGAGCACATCGCAGCCGACCCGGACGCCCCGCACCAGCGGCAGAACCTGCTGTCCGCGGAGGAACTGCGCTTCCAGATCGACGAACTCGCCGGCCCGCGCCGCGAGCTGCCCGACCGCCGCTTCCACGAACTCTTCGAGGAACGGGCGCGCCGGCATCCGGACGCCGTCGCCGCGGTGCACCGCAGCCGGCGATGGACGTACCAGGAGCTCAACGTACGGGCCAACCGGCTGGCGCGCGGCCTGCTGGCGGAGGGCCTGCGCCCCGAGGACGTCGTCGCGGTGGTGACCGAACGCGACCTGAACTGGATGGCCGGTGTGCTGGGCGTCCTCAAGGCCGGCGGCGCCTACCTGCCGATCGACCCGCAGTACCCGCCCGGGCGCATCGCCACCATGCTCGGCAGGGCCCGGTGCGGGACCGTGCTCACCGAGCCGGGCAGCACCACCAGCCTGGACCGGGCCGTTTCCTCGCTGCCCGGGACGCGCCGGCTCCTCGTTCCCACGCTCGCCGAGAGCGACACCGACGGAGGCGACCTCGGCCTCGACGTGGCGGCGGACCGGCTCGCGTACGTCTGCTTCACCTCCGGCTCCACCGGCGAGCCCAAGGGCGCGATGTGCGAGCACGCCGGCATGCTCAACCACCTCTACGCGAAGATCGACGACCTGGGGATCGGCGAGGGGCAGGTCGTCGCGCAGACCGCTTCGCAGTGCTTCGACATCTCGGTGTGGCAGCTCCTCTCCGCGCTGCTGGTGGGCGGGCGGACGCTGCTGGTGGAGCAGGAGGCGATCCTCGACGCCGGCCGGTTCCTGGACACGATCGCGGACGGCCGGGTCGAGGTAATGCAACTCGTACCGTCGTACCTCGACGTCGTCCTGTCCGCCCTGGAGCGCGACCCGCGCGACCTGCCGGACCTGAAGTGCGTCTCGGTCACCGGTGAGGCCCTGAAGCGGGAACTCGTCGAACGCTGGTTCACCGCCGGGCCCGGAACCCGCCTCGTCAACGCCTACGGACTGACGGAGACCTCGGACGACACCAACCACGAAGTGATGGACGAGGTGCCGGCCGGCGTGCGGATCCCCCTCGGCCGCCCCGTCAACAACGTGCACGTCTACGTCGTCGACGACGACCTGTCACCGGTCCCGCTCGGCGCCCCCGGAGCCATCGTGTTCTCCGGCATCTGCGTCGGGCGCGGCTACGTCAACGACCCGGAACGCACCCGGTCCGTCTATCTTGCCGATCCGCACCGCCCGGGCAACCGGCTCTACCGGGGCGGTGACTTCGGCCGCTGGCTGCCCGACGGGAAGCTGGAGTTCCTCGGCCGCAAGGACGCCCAGGTCAAGATCCGCGGATTCCGCATCGAGATCGGTGAGATCGAGAACACCCTGCTGCGCCTGCCCGACGTGCGCGACGGCGCCGTCGTGGTCACCGGCCCGGAGGGGCACGACCGGCAGCTGGTGGCCTTCTGCACGGGCCCGCGACCGCAGGCTGCCGACGTCCTGCGTGAGCGGCTGGGCGAGATGCTGCCCGACTACATGGTCCCGGCCGCCTTCCACCAGTGCGAGAGTCTGCCGCTCACGGCCAACGGCAAGATCGACAAGAAGGCGCTGGCGGCGCTCGCCGAGGAACTCGACGCCACCGCCGAGGCCTTCGCGGCTCCGCGGACGCCGACGGAACAGCGATTGGCGGCCGCCTGGGCCGCGGTGCTCGGCGTGGCGCCGGAGCGGATCGGCCGACGCGAGAACTTCTTCGACCTGGGCGGCACGTCTCTGTCGGCCGTGCGGCTCGCGATCTCGCTGGACCGCGTGATCTCCCTCCACGACCTCGCCCGCTGCCCGGTGCTGAGCGATCTGGCCGCCCTCGTCGACTCCCGTGACGGCGACGGGCGCCGGACCGCGCCCGCTGTGCTGCGGACGCTCACGGTGCCGGACGGCCCCGCGGCAGGCGCCCTGGTCTGCTTCCCCGACACCGGCCGCGGCCCGGCCGACTTCCGGCCGCTCGCCGACGCCCTGCACGGCAGCGGCCTGAGCGTGTACGCCGCCGCGCCCACGGCCTTTGGTGCCGCGCCCCCGGCCGTCGCCCACCTCGCGACGGAGATCGACCGACTCGGCGTGGCGGAAGTGCTGCTCTGGGGAGACGGCGAGGGCGCGGCGACAGCCATGGACACGGCCCGGATCCTGGAACAGCGCCGTCTGCCCGTGCGGAGAGTCTTCGCCGCCGCGTCGGACGGTCGATCGGTCCTCCACGGCACCGGATCGGCGCTTCCCACCGAGCGGATCGCCGCCCCCCTGACCGTGCTCGTCCGGGCCGGTGAGCCCGGGTCCGCCGAGCCCTCCGACGTACCGCGGACCCCCGACGGCGTGCAGGAAGCGCGGTGGCCGCTCGGCGACCGGCAGCTCCTGGCCGGGCACGTCGACCTGTGGAACGTGCCCGGTGGGGGAGGCCACTTCCTGCGCACCCGCCCGGCCGAGGCGGCGGAGGCCGTGGTCCGTGCGGTCATGTCCCCGTCCGACAACTGA
- a CDS encoding anti-sigma factor: protein MSSDDPHLAIGAYVLHALPPAEEAAFENHLAGCASCRREVDELTPTAARLAATEAPAPPADLRLRVLTEIASVRQDRPSPGVPRRPRRARQGLRPAVAACLAAAVALGGVAAWQHSEAGTARTQLAEVRSDTAALADVMAAPDATISTDNLPGGASASVIASRSQGRAAFITSGLPSLAEDRVYELWYAAAGQYRPAGQLPASGGRQAHLLEGPLKEATAVCITVEPVGGSPQPTTEPLAYIHVPA, encoded by the coding sequence ATGAGCAGCGACGACCCGCACCTCGCCATCGGCGCCTACGTGCTGCACGCCCTGCCGCCCGCCGAGGAGGCGGCCTTCGAGAACCACCTGGCCGGGTGTGCGTCCTGCCGCCGCGAGGTCGACGAACTGACACCCACCGCCGCCCGGCTGGCCGCGACCGAGGCGCCCGCGCCGCCCGCGGACCTGCGCCTGCGCGTACTGACGGAGATCGCCTCCGTCCGTCAGGACCGGCCCTCCCCCGGCGTGCCGCGACGGCCCCGCCGAGCGCGGCAGGGCCTACGGCCGGCGGTGGCCGCGTGCCTCGCGGCAGCGGTGGCCCTGGGCGGTGTGGCGGCGTGGCAGCACTCCGAGGCCGGCACCGCCCGCACGCAGCTCGCGGAGGTGCGCTCCGACACGGCCGCGCTCGCCGACGTCATGGCAGCGCCGGACGCGACGATCAGCACCGACAACCTGCCCGGCGGCGCGAGCGCGAGTGTGATCGCCTCACGCTCCCAAGGCCGGGCCGCGTTCATCACCTCCGGCCTGCCGTCGCTCGCCGAGGACCGGGTCTACGAGCTGTGGTACGCCGCGGCCGGGCAGTACCGGCCCGCCGGTCAGCTGCCCGCCTCGGGCGGCCGTCAGGCTCACCTCCTCGAGGGGCCGCTCAAGGAGGCCACCGCCGTGTGCATCACCGTCGAACCTGTCGGCGGGTCTCCGCAGCCCACCACCGAACCACTGGCCTACATCCACGTGCCCGCATGA
- the sigK gene encoding ECF RNA polymerase sigma factor SigK, whose product MPGTSSDGKHPARRSADDDRVDGLLSRAAEGDQQAFAGVYDALAPPVMGLARRVLRDEAQAEEVTQDVMIEVWRTADRFRPERGAARSWVLTLAHRRAVDRVRSVAAGRAREMRSVVLEHEPPFDTVAETVEGREEQRVVFRCLGKLEDAQRVPLVLAFYQGLTYAEVADALAAPAGTIKSRMRQGLQSLRACLEAGS is encoded by the coding sequence ATGCCGGGCACAAGCAGTGACGGCAAGCACCCCGCCCGGCGGTCCGCGGACGACGACCGGGTGGACGGGCTGCTCAGCCGTGCGGCCGAGGGCGATCAGCAGGCCTTCGCCGGCGTCTACGACGCTCTCGCACCGCCGGTGATGGGACTGGCCCGCCGGGTGCTGCGGGACGAGGCACAGGCGGAAGAGGTGACTCAGGACGTCATGATCGAGGTGTGGCGCACCGCGGACCGCTTCCGTCCCGAGCGGGGAGCCGCCCGGAGCTGGGTGCTCACGCTGGCGCACCGCCGGGCGGTGGACCGGGTACGTTCCGTCGCCGCCGGCAGGGCCCGCGAAATGCGCTCGGTCGTGCTGGAGCACGAGCCTCCCTTCGACACGGTCGCCGAGACGGTGGAAGGCCGCGAAGAGCAGCGGGTGGTCTTCCGCTGCCTGGGCAAGCTGGAGGACGCGCAGCGGGTGCCCTTGGTGCTCGCGTTCTACCAGGGCCTGACATACGCGGAGGTGGCCGATGCCCTGGCCGCCCCGGCGGGAACGATCAAGTCACGGATGCGACAGGGGCTGCAGAGCCTGCGCGCGTGTCTGGAGGCCGGCTCATGA
- the cobC gene encoding Rv2231c family pyridoxal phosphate-dependent protein CobC, whose protein sequence is MYTHSEHPERPEDPEQRSGGHDLRHHGDAEVRDGAADLIDLAVNVRTGTPPSWLRECITASLGSLAAYPDGRAARAAVARRHGLPEDHVLLTAGAAEAFVLLARALAVRRPLVVHPQFTEPEAALRDAGHAVERLLLREEDGFQLDPKAVPDEADMVVVGNPTNPTSVLHPADDIALLARPGRLLVVDEAFMDAVPGEREALAGRTDVPGLVVLRSLTKTWGLAGLRIGYVLAEPRTIAALERAQPLWPVSTPALVAAEACMGPAALAEAEAASLRIAADRAHLLAGLAEFEEVRAVEAAEGPFVLVRVRRAAQVRERLRRLGFAARRGDTFPGLDDEWLRLAVRDRVTTNRFLQALDQALTMVGH, encoded by the coding sequence ATGTACACGCACTCTGAGCACCCCGAGCGCCCCGAGGACCCGGAGCAGCGTTCCGGCGGGCACGATCTGCGGCACCACGGCGACGCGGAGGTGCGGGACGGGGCGGCGGATCTGATCGATCTCGCCGTCAACGTCCGTACCGGTACGCCTCCGAGCTGGCTCCGCGAGTGCATCACGGCATCGCTCGGCTCGCTGGCCGCGTACCCGGACGGCCGTGCCGCCCGCGCCGCCGTCGCCCGCAGGCACGGACTGCCGGAGGACCACGTCCTGCTGACGGCGGGCGCGGCGGAGGCGTTCGTGCTGCTGGCACGCGCGCTCGCGGTGCGGCGGCCCCTTGTGGTGCACCCGCAGTTCACGGAGCCCGAGGCGGCGCTGCGCGACGCGGGACACGCGGTGGAGCGGCTGCTGCTGCGCGAGGAGGACGGTTTCCAGCTCGACCCGAAGGCCGTTCCCGACGAGGCGGACATGGTCGTCGTCGGCAACCCGACCAACCCGACGTCGGTGCTGCACCCCGCGGACGACATAGCCCTGCTGGCCCGTCCCGGGCGTCTGCTCGTGGTGGACGAGGCGTTCATGGACGCGGTCCCCGGCGAACGCGAGGCGCTGGCGGGGCGGACGGATGTGCCCGGTCTCGTGGTGCTGCGCAGCCTCACCAAGACGTGGGGGCTGGCGGGCCTGCGGATCGGCTACGTGCTCGCCGAGCCGCGCACGATCGCGGCACTCGAGCGGGCGCAGCCCTTGTGGCCGGTGTCGACGCCGGCGCTGGTCGCGGCGGAGGCCTGCATGGGCCCGGCGGCGCTGGCGGAGGCGGAGGCGGCATCCCTGCGGATCGCGGCGGACCGGGCTCATCTGCTCGCGGGGCTGGCCGAGTTCGAGGAGGTCCGGGCGGTGGAGGCGGCCGAGGGGCCGTTCGTACTCGTGCGGGTGCGGCGTGCGGCGCAGGTGCGGGAGCGGCTGCGGCGGCTCGGTTTCGCGGCCAGGCGCGGGGACACGTTCCCGGGCCTCGACGACGAGTGGCTGCGTCTCGCGGTGCGCGACCGGGTCACGACGAACCGTTTCCTCCAGGCACTCGACCAGGCCCTGACGATGGTCGGCCACTGA
- a CDS encoding 4'-phosphopantetheinyl transferase family protein, with protein sequence MEDLRDVVAPVAASVLDDGERAREAALRRAVDRDGYRVAHVGLRLLLGAYLGIDPPDVPLARAPCPQCRGPHGRPVVREAAMHFSVSRTPGYCLLAFAVTEVGVDLEKVPSSAVVEETSPALHPRETAELAACPPADRPAAFARAWTRKEAYLKALGTGLGRDPRSDHLGTSSHAPARVPGWSVSDVRVAAGYEAAVVVRAAT encoded by the coding sequence GTGGAGGACTTGCGCGATGTCGTCGCACCGGTCGCCGCCTCGGTGCTGGACGACGGCGAGAGGGCACGGGAGGCGGCGCTGCGCAGGGCGGTGGACCGGGACGGCTACCGCGTCGCCCATGTCGGCCTGCGGCTGCTCCTGGGCGCCTACTTGGGGATCGACCCGCCGGACGTGCCGCTCGCACGAGCACCCTGTCCACAGTGCCGGGGCCCGCACGGCCGCCCGGTGGTCCGCGAGGCCGCGATGCACTTCTCCGTCTCCCGCACCCCGGGGTACTGCCTCCTCGCCTTCGCGGTCACCGAGGTCGGCGTCGACCTGGAGAAGGTCCCCTCCTCCGCCGTCGTCGAGGAGACGTCCCCGGCGTTGCACCCTCGGGAGACCGCCGAGCTCGCGGCCTGCCCGCCGGCGGACCGCCCGGCGGCGTTCGCCCGGGCATGGACCCGCAAGGAGGCGTACCTGAAGGCGCTCGGTACCGGACTCGGACGCGACCCTCGCTCCGACCACCTCGGCACGTCTTCCCACGCACCGGCCCGCGTACCGGGCTGGTCGGTCAGCGATGTCCGTGTGGCCGCTGGCTACGAGGCAGCCGTCGTCGTACGCGCCGCGACCTGA